The following coding sequences are from one Streptomyces venezuelae window:
- a CDS encoding sigma-70 family RNA polymerase sigma factor has protein sequence MSVDGRDEASQDGPGSGAGGPVSAADAAGPSVPPQREGGTGAPVPGGVEGPVSDADLIARMRSGDDSAYEELYRRHAEAVRRYARTCCRDAHTADDLTAEVFARMLQAVRGGSGPEHAVRAYLLTTVRRVAAGWTKSAKREHLVDDFAVFAAQAARGTEVSDDTASVGSFGAGLDLGADVRAMHEAEQSMAMQAFRSLPERWQAVLWHTEVEDESPSDVATLFGLDANGTRVLASRAREGLKQAYLQAHVSATLTESEECARYADRLGAYARGGLRTRAERGLRKHLEECAKCRLAAGQIEDVASGIPAVVPIAVIGWFGAAGYAKVAALVGGGTVGAGAAGAAGAAAAGGSTGGSAAGGAAASEGLGAPAKAGIAAGVVVAAGVVAAIALTGGGGKPKAADPPPSKEPVVSESVVPQKPPPEKPKAEPKPSPPAPKPTPKPTPTPTPKPKPPAEEKPEPKPTPPPPPKPRPTPPKPTPKPPPPPPPAPRVYQWNELAYGLTGDGTKPEMRLTESSWVWQRWGLSVGDKRYSHGVTVHGRSSVTIDLNRSCSTYDAVVGVDDMTLGLGRVRFSVYGDGARLWQSPLVKGGDPAVPVRVNLSGRKTVRLVVEPHTPFDTTALADWAQSRMTCR, from the coding sequence ATGAGTGTTGACGGTCGGGACGAGGCATCCCAGGACGGTCCCGGCAGCGGTGCGGGAGGTCCCGTCAGCGCGGCCGACGCGGCAGGTCCGAGCGTGCCTCCGCAGCGCGAGGGCGGCACGGGTGCCCCGGTTCCCGGAGGCGTCGAAGGGCCGGTGTCCGACGCCGACCTGATCGCCCGGATGCGCTCCGGCGACGACTCGGCGTACGAGGAGCTGTACCGCCGTCACGCCGAGGCCGTGCGCCGCTACGCCCGCACCTGCTGCCGCGACGCCCACACCGCCGACGACCTCACCGCCGAGGTGTTCGCCCGCATGCTGCAGGCGGTGCGCGGCGGCAGCGGCCCCGAGCACGCCGTGCGCGCCTATCTGCTCACCACCGTGCGCCGGGTCGCCGCCGGGTGGACGAAGTCGGCGAAGCGCGAGCACCTGGTCGACGACTTCGCGGTGTTCGCCGCGCAGGCCGCGCGGGGCACGGAGGTCTCCGACGACACGGCGTCCGTCGGCTCCTTCGGAGCGGGTCTGGATCTGGGCGCGGACGTCCGCGCGATGCACGAGGCCGAGCAGTCGATGGCCATGCAGGCCTTCCGGAGCCTGCCGGAGCGCTGGCAGGCCGTGCTGTGGCACACGGAGGTCGAGGACGAGTCGCCCAGCGACGTCGCCACGCTCTTCGGCCTCGACGCGAACGGCACGCGCGTGCTCGCGAGCCGGGCCCGCGAGGGTCTCAAACAGGCCTATCTGCAGGCACATGTCAGCGCCACGCTCACCGAGAGCGAGGAGTGCGCGCGCTACGCCGACCGGCTCGGTGCCTACGCGCGCGGCGGCCTGCGCACCCGCGCCGAGCGTGGCCTGCGCAAGCACTTGGAGGAGTGCGCGAAGTGCCGGCTGGCCGCCGGGCAGATCGAGGACGTCGCGAGCGGGATTCCCGCGGTCGTGCCGATCGCCGTCATCGGCTGGTTCGGTGCCGCCGGGTACGCGAAGGTGGCCGCGCTCGTCGGCGGCGGCACCGTCGGAGCGGGCGCGGCGGGGGCCGCGGGTGCGGCCGCGGCGGGCGGATCGACGGGTGGATCCGCGGCGGGCGGTGCCGCCGCTTCCGAGGGGCTCGGCGCGCCCGCGAAGGCCGGTATCGCGGCGGGCGTCGTCGTGGCGGCCGGGGTCGTCGCGGCGATCGCCCTCACCGGAGGGGGCGGCAAGCCGAAGGCGGCGGACCCGCCTCCGTCCAAGGAACCCGTGGTCTCCGAGTCGGTCGTGCCGCAGAAGCCGCCGCCCGAGAAGCCGAAGGCCGAGCCGAAGCCGTCGCCCCCCGCGCCGAAGCCGACCCCGAAGCCCACGCCCACCCCCACGCCGAAGCCGAAACCTCCCGCCGAGGAGAAGCCCGAGCCGAAGCCCACACCCCCGCCCCCTCCGAAGCCCAGGCCCACTCCGCCGAAGCCGACCCCGAAGCCGCCGCCCCCGCCGCCACCGGCCCCCAGGGTCTACCAGTGGAACGAGCTCGCCTACGGCCTCACCGGCGACGGCACCAAACCCGAGATGCGGCTCACCGAGAGCAGCTGGGTGTGGCAGCGCTGGGGCCTGTCGGTCGGTGACAAGCGGTACTCGCACGGCGTGACCGTCCACGGCCGGTCCTCCGTCACCATCGACCTGAACCGCAGCTGCTCCACGTACGACGCGGTCGTCGGCGTCGACGACATGACGCTGGGCCTCGGCAGGGTGCGCTTCTCCGTATACGGGGACGGGGCGCGGTTGTGGCAGTCCCCGCTGGTCAAGGGCGGCGACCCGGCGGTGCCGGTGCGTGTGAACCTGTCCGGTCGCAAAACGGTCAGGCTCGTCGTCGAACCGCACACGCCGTTCGACACGACGGCGCTCGCGGACTGGGCGCAGTCACGGATGACGTGCCGCTAG
- a CDS encoding AfsR/SARP family transcriptional regulator, whose amino-acid sequence MRYRILGATEAYDDQGAPLSVGGQRLRALLAALALQANRTATVGTLIEEVWAGDPPADAPAALQALVGRLRRAVGKDAVVSAPGGYRLAVAPDDVDLHRFERLAREGRAALDRGDPAPAARTLRDALALWRGPALADLPDRTTAARPEAQRAEAVRARIEADLALGRAPEVVPELRELTSAQPYDEALRALLIRALRDAGRGADALAAYEEGRRALAEGLGTDPGPELRALHAELLAGPDLPRRDPAGQGRQPVTQGQRWAGQGQRSASAGPNPAGQGRKPAGLGQNLAGPGQGLAGPGQGPAGQAQGEPARRPPEDQQPPQPQRAGRADQHGNIRTRLTSFVGREPELEAIRSDLRGARLVTLTGPGGSGKTRLAEEAAAGHPQAWLAELAPLDHPEAVPGAVVSALDLRETVLMTSELTTSQDDPVALLVEYCAPRSLLLLLDNCEHVIGAAAELAETLLTHCPGLTILATSREPLGVPGEAVRPVEPLPPDPAHRLFTERAVAVRPGFDPAADADAVAEICRRLDGLPLAIELAAARLRMLTPRQIADRLDDRFRLLTSGSRTVLPRQQTLRAVVDWSWELLDEAERAVLREASVFAGSWDLPAAEAVCTAPATDLIGALVDKSLVVAVPSAGPGGGMRYRLLETIHEYATERAAETPALLAAAEARHSAYFRDLVARAEPLLRSAEQLPWISRLETDLDNIRAALQRTAATGDKAGAIDMALNTGWFWWLRNYRREGADWMARVLELAPPGLPAEDDPLYWPWMRLKLLHLCLVAESRPADSPAHHEEWADPALVEGLRAAFSQPVPETARFPGLLWPFTIFFTGGTHEDALAPLNRTVENCRRHGEDWDLGVTLMFRTHMAVDMPGNLSGVDEDLAELRELSRRVGDRWMRAQVCSAAGEAAMARSNHEEARVEYEEALRLAYEVGAFAESSFLLARLAEVAYREGDRDAAKKVLDEARQEADRYGVTDSRAFVRLLGALLALDEGDVGTARALCEASRAESEYGTPPPQFSVALSGMEARIAAAECGPAAGLPLVTGAVREAVESRCSEVIVASLVDGAAVLLADLGDHARATRVLAAATALRNGNVRPHPEAVQADRVERAAMAALGRDVYERERAAGTALVPDEVLTELERATAAADDQR is encoded by the coding sequence GTGCGGTACCGAATCCTGGGCGCCACCGAGGCGTACGACGACCAAGGCGCCCCTCTGTCCGTAGGGGGCCAGCGGCTGCGTGCCCTGCTCGCCGCCCTCGCGCTCCAGGCGAACCGCACGGCGACCGTCGGCACGCTCATCGAAGAGGTGTGGGCCGGAGATCCGCCCGCCGACGCCCCCGCCGCCCTCCAGGCCCTGGTGGGCCGCCTGCGCCGGGCCGTCGGCAAGGACGCCGTCGTGTCCGCCCCCGGCGGATACCGCCTCGCCGTCGCCCCCGACGACGTCGACCTGCACCGCTTCGAGCGCCTCGCACGCGAGGGCAGGGCCGCGCTGGACCGCGGCGACCCGGCCCCGGCCGCCCGCACCCTGCGCGACGCGCTCGCCCTGTGGCGCGGCCCCGCCCTCGCCGACCTGCCCGACCGCACCACCGCGGCCCGCCCCGAGGCGCAGCGCGCCGAGGCCGTCCGCGCACGGATCGAGGCGGACCTCGCCCTCGGCCGCGCCCCCGAGGTCGTACCGGAACTCCGCGAGCTGACCTCCGCCCAGCCCTACGACGAGGCACTGCGCGCCCTGCTGATCCGCGCCCTGCGCGACGCCGGCCGCGGAGCCGACGCGCTGGCCGCGTACGAGGAGGGGCGCCGCGCCCTCGCCGAGGGCCTCGGCACCGACCCCGGTCCGGAACTGCGCGCGCTGCACGCGGAGTTGCTCGCCGGCCCGGACCTGCCCCGGCGGGATCCGGCGGGACAGGGGCGGCAGCCGGTGACTCAGGGACAACGGTGGGCGGGCCAGGGACAGCGGTCGGCGAGCGCGGGCCCCAACCCTGCGGGTCAGGGCCGGAAGCCTGCGGGTCTGGGCCAGAACCTTGCGGGTCCGGGTCAGGGCCTTGCGGGTCCCGGTCAGGGTCCTGCGGGTCAGGCCCAAGGCGAACCGGCACGGCGACCGCCGGAAGACCAGCAGCCACCCCAGCCCCAGCGGGCGGGACGAGCCGACCAGCACGGCAACATCCGCACCCGCCTGACCTCTTTCGTCGGCCGGGAACCCGAACTCGAAGCCATCCGTTCAGACTTGCGAGGAGCCCGCCTCGTCACCCTCACCGGACCGGGCGGCTCCGGCAAGACCCGCCTCGCCGAGGAAGCCGCCGCCGGGCATCCGCAGGCATGGCTGGCCGAGCTCGCCCCGCTCGACCACCCCGAGGCGGTGCCCGGCGCTGTCGTCAGCGCGCTCGACCTGCGCGAGACCGTCCTGATGACCAGCGAACTGACCACCTCGCAGGACGACCCGGTCGCCCTGCTCGTCGAGTACTGCGCGCCGCGCAGCCTGCTCCTGCTCCTTGACAACTGCGAACACGTGATCGGTGCCGCCGCCGAGCTCGCCGAGACCCTCCTCACGCACTGCCCGGGTCTCACCATCCTCGCCACCAGCCGCGAACCCCTGGGCGTGCCCGGTGAGGCGGTCCGCCCCGTGGAGCCGCTCCCGCCCGACCCCGCGCACCGCCTGTTCACCGAGCGGGCCGTCGCGGTGCGGCCCGGCTTCGACCCGGCGGCGGACGCCGACGCCGTCGCCGAGATCTGCCGCCGTCTCGACGGACTGCCGCTCGCCATCGAACTGGCCGCCGCCCGCCTGCGGATGCTCACCCCGCGCCAGATCGCCGACCGCCTCGACGACCGCTTCCGCCTCCTGACCAGCGGCAGCCGCACGGTCCTGCCCCGCCAGCAGACCCTGCGGGCCGTCGTCGACTGGTCCTGGGAGCTCCTCGACGAGGCCGAGCGTGCCGTGCTGCGCGAGGCGTCCGTCTTCGCGGGCAGCTGGGACCTCCCGGCCGCCGAGGCCGTGTGCACCGCGCCCGCCACCGACCTCATCGGCGCACTCGTCGACAAGTCCCTGGTCGTCGCCGTGCCGTCCGCGGGCCCCGGCGGCGGCATGCGCTACCGCCTCCTGGAGACCATCCACGAGTACGCCACCGAGCGCGCCGCCGAGACCCCCGCCCTGCTCGCCGCCGCCGAGGCCCGCCACTCCGCGTACTTCAGGGACCTCGTCGCCCGCGCCGAGCCACTGCTCCGCTCCGCGGAGCAACTGCCGTGGATCAGCCGCCTGGAGACGGACCTCGACAACATCCGGGCCGCACTGCAGCGCACCGCCGCGACCGGCGACAAGGCCGGCGCGATCGACATGGCCCTGAACACCGGCTGGTTCTGGTGGCTGCGCAACTACCGCAGGGAGGGCGCCGACTGGATGGCCCGCGTCCTGGAACTCGCGCCGCCCGGCCTCCCCGCCGAGGACGACCCGCTCTACTGGCCGTGGATGCGGCTCAAGCTGCTGCACCTGTGCCTGGTCGCGGAGTCCAGGCCCGCGGACTCACCGGCCCACCACGAGGAGTGGGCCGACCCGGCGCTCGTCGAGGGCCTGCGCGCCGCCTTCTCGCAGCCCGTGCCCGAGACGGCGCGCTTCCCCGGGCTGCTCTGGCCGTTCACCATCTTCTTCACCGGCGGCACCCACGAGGACGCGCTGGCCCCGCTGAACCGGACGGTCGAGAACTGCCGTCGCCACGGCGAGGACTGGGACCTCGGCGTCACCCTCATGTTCCGCACGCACATGGCCGTCGACATGCCCGGCAACCTCTCCGGCGTCGACGAGGACCTGGCCGAGCTGCGGGAGCTGAGCCGCCGGGTCGGCGACCGCTGGATGCGCGCCCAGGTGTGCAGCGCGGCGGGCGAGGCGGCCATGGCCCGCAGCAACCACGAGGAGGCCCGCGTCGAGTACGAGGAAGCACTGCGCCTCGCCTATGAAGTGGGCGCTTTCGCGGAGTCCTCGTTCCTGCTCGCCCGGCTCGCCGAGGTCGCCTACCGCGAGGGCGACCGGGACGCGGCGAAGAAGGTGCTCGACGAGGCACGCCAGGAGGCCGACCGGTACGGGGTGACGGACTCACGCGCCTTCGTACGGCTCCTCGGGGCGCTGCTCGCCCTGGACGAGGGGGACGTCGGCACGGCCCGCGCACTGTGCGAGGCCTCGCGGGCCGAGTCCGAGTACGGCACGCCGCCGCCACAGTTCAGCGTCGCCCTCAGCGGCATGGAGGCGCGCATCGCCGCCGCCGAGTGCGGCCCCGCCGCGGGGCTGCCTCTCGTCACCGGCGCGGTGCGCGAGGCCGTGGAGTCCCGCTGCTCCGAAGTGATCGTGGCGTCGCTGGTGGACGGCGCCGCGGTGCTGCTCGCCGACCTCGGCGACCACGCGCGCGCGACGCGGGTCCTCGCCGCCGCCACCGCCCTGCGCAACGGCAATGTGCGGCCCCACCCGGAGGCCGTGCAGGCGGACCGCGTGGAGCGTGCGGCCATGGCGGCGCTCGGACGGGACGTGTACGAGCGGGAGCGCGCGGCGGGCACCGCGCTGGTGCCGGACGAGGTGCTGACGGAGCTGGAACGCGCGACCGCGGCAGCGGACGACCAGCGGTGA
- a CDS encoding asparagine synthase-related protein codes for MRWLVGWSSTTARSSAVGSAGATGDDGRTVHPVGSQLLWGDPDPLWAVGDWRADEVRTVTADEQTRIAVLGTCGASDEELRVGLLAARGGALRHLTAWSGSYTAVVQVGRRIMIAGDLAGARPVFYTPWADGTAYGTAALPLADLIEAHLDIGHLAALLAAPDVPEALHDSTPYQGVRRVPPGHALILRAGAREIAGYEPVASLAVAAAPTDPDSAVDGVREALIDAVRARLTAPRHVPGTDMDPGPVPGMGPAERRAARGMPVPGIGADLSGGPASGTLALLAAGLPGMPGTVLGHGTGAGERLLAVTFNDLAVNGREAELERAGAIAANPRLHHVVVAAGEDALPYADLDGPLTDEPSAVLVAAQRHRARLSSGSADHFTGHGARQVLDAHPARLADLLMDRRRRHMVRPVAALAKADGSVLVPARVYGAARKLARMPHRAGVESLAERLLQRRFDEPGGAVGASLAALTWARPGPAARWLTGEALAEVSVRLQDTTMRPGGPGQRPGEFRARAALARHAADLRVLEQAAEVRFQRLHAPFLDNQVVRACRALPEALRVQPGARASILRTVLEGAGVAELPPGWGAPSHASNAAAARTGLRMAVDDLIALFDTPLLAQAGLVEARVVRKALRSAAEGAPLPLDGLADLVSTELWLRRLLSRRGTCWTGTPARQRAVPTGTVVPQRGALGAGR; via the coding sequence ATGCGGTGGTTGGTGGGGTGGAGCAGTACCACCGCGAGATCCTCGGCGGTGGGCTCGGCCGGGGCCACCGGGGACGACGGCCGGACCGTCCATCCCGTGGGTTCCCAGCTCCTGTGGGGCGACCCGGACCCCCTCTGGGCGGTCGGCGACTGGCGGGCCGACGAAGTACGGACAGTGACGGCCGACGAGCAGACCCGCATCGCGGTCCTCGGCACGTGCGGCGCCTCCGACGAGGAACTCAGGGTCGGCCTCCTCGCCGCACGCGGCGGCGCCCTGCGCCATCTGACCGCCTGGTCCGGCAGCTACACGGCGGTCGTCCAGGTCGGCCGCCGCATCATGATCGCCGGCGATCTCGCGGGCGCTCGCCCCGTCTTCTACACCCCCTGGGCCGACGGCACGGCCTACGGAACCGCCGCCCTGCCGCTCGCCGACCTCATCGAGGCGCACCTGGACATCGGCCACCTCGCGGCGCTGCTCGCCGCCCCCGACGTCCCCGAGGCGCTGCACGACTCGACCCCGTACCAGGGCGTGCGGCGCGTACCGCCGGGGCACGCGCTGATCCTGCGCGCGGGCGCACGGGAGATCGCCGGGTACGAACCGGTGGCCTCGCTGGCGGTCGCCGCGGCGCCCACCGACCCCGACAGCGCGGTGGACGGCGTACGCGAAGCCCTCATCGACGCGGTACGCGCCCGCCTCACCGCACCCCGTCACGTACCCGGCACGGACATGGACCCCGGCCCGGTGCCCGGCATGGGGCCCGCCGAACGGCGCGCGGCCCGCGGCATGCCGGTGCCCGGCATCGGAGCCGACCTCTCCGGAGGACCCGCCTCGGGAACCCTCGCCCTCCTCGCGGCCGGTCTGCCCGGCATGCCCGGCACGGTGCTCGGCCACGGCACCGGAGCGGGGGAACGCCTCCTCGCCGTCACCTTCAACGACCTGGCCGTCAACGGCAGGGAGGCCGAACTGGAGCGGGCCGGCGCCATCGCCGCCAACCCGCGCCTGCACCACGTGGTCGTCGCGGCGGGCGAGGACGCGCTGCCGTACGCCGATCTGGACGGACCCCTGACGGACGAACCGAGCGCCGTCCTGGTGGCCGCCCAGCGCCACCGCGCCCGGCTCTCGTCGGGCAGCGCCGACCACTTCACCGGCCACGGCGCCCGGCAGGTCCTCGACGCACACCCGGCCCGCCTCGCCGACCTCCTGATGGACCGCAGACGACGCCACATGGTGCGGCCCGTCGCGGCGCTGGCGAAGGCCGACGGCTCCGTGCTGGTCCCCGCGCGCGTGTACGGCGCCGCCCGCAAGCTCGCCCGCATGCCGCACCGCGCGGGCGTCGAATCGCTCGCCGAGCGCCTGCTGCAGCGCCGCTTCGACGAACCCGGCGGAGCCGTGGGGGCATCGCTCGCCGCCCTCACGTGGGCCAGGCCCGGACCCGCCGCGCGCTGGCTGACCGGCGAGGCCCTCGCTGAAGTATCGGTTCGTCTCCAGGACACCACCATGCGTCCCGGCGGTCCGGGACAACGGCCAGGCGAGTTCCGCGCGCGGGCCGCGCTCGCCCGGCACGCCGCGGACCTGCGGGTCCTGGAACAGGCGGCCGAGGTGCGGTTCCAGCGCCTGCACGCACCCTTCCTGGACAACCAGGTCGTCCGTGCCTGCCGTGCGCTCCCCGAGGCGCTGCGCGTGCAGCCCGGTGCGCGGGCCTCCATCCTGCGCACCGTCCTCGAAGGCGCCGGGGTCGCCGAACTGCCCCCCGGCTGGGGCGCCCCCTCCCACGCCTCGAACGCGGCGGCCGCCCGTACGGGGCTCCGCATGGCCGTCGACGACCTCATCGCCCTCTTCGACACCCCGCTGCTCGCCCAGGCGGGTCTGGTCGAGGCCCGCGTGGTCCGCAAGGCCCTGCGCTCGGCCGCCGAAGGAGCACCTCTTCCGCTGGACGGCCTGGCCGACCTGGTCTCCACCGAACTGTGGCTGCGACGGCTCCTGTCGCGAAGAGGAACGTGCTGGACCGGGACTCCAGCACGGCAACGAGCTGTTCCTACGGGGACTGTGGTTCCGCAGAGGGGAGCCCTAGGAGCGGGGCGGTAG
- a CDS encoding MFS transporter gives MSREQRGPNEKLGTVLALAGISNAGLARRVNDLGAQRGLTLRYDKTSVARWVSKGMVPQGAAPHLIAAAIGQKLGRPVPLHEIGLADADPAPEVGLAFPRDVGAAVKSATELYRLDLAGRRAGSGGIWQSLAGSFAVSAYATPASRWLITPADSSVARDVTREVPRDTVHTDDGGAPMKVGHSDVLKLREAAEDARRWDSKYGGGDWRSSMVPECLRVEAAPLLLGSYSDEVGRALFGASAELTRLAGWMAFDTGQQEAAQRYYIQALRLARAAADVPLGGYVLASMSLQATYRGFGDEGVDLAQAALERNRGLATARTMSFFRLVEARAHARANDAQAAGAALRAAEGWLERARDGDNDPSWLGFYSYDRFAADAAECYRDLKAPRQVRRFTEQALSRPTEEFVRSHGLRLVVSAVAELESGNLDAACEQGTRALEVAGRISSARTTEYVKDLLHRLEPYGDEPRVVELRERARPLLMAPA, from the coding sequence ATGTCCAGGGAGCAACGCGGGCCGAACGAAAAACTCGGCACCGTTCTCGCCCTCGCGGGAATCAGCAATGCGGGACTCGCCCGCCGGGTCAACGACCTCGGCGCCCAACGCGGGTTGACGCTCCGTTACGACAAGACGTCGGTGGCCCGCTGGGTGTCCAAGGGCATGGTGCCGCAGGGCGCCGCCCCCCACCTGATCGCCGCGGCCATCGGCCAGAAGCTGGGCCGCCCCGTGCCCCTGCACGAGATCGGCCTCGCGGACGCCGACCCCGCTCCTGAGGTGGGTCTCGCCTTCCCGCGCGACGTGGGTGCGGCGGTGAAGTCCGCGACCGAGCTGTACCGGCTCGACCTGGCGGGCCGGCGCGCCGGCAGCGGCGGCATCTGGCAGTCCCTGGCGGGCTCCTTCGCCGTCAGTGCCTACGCGACGCCCGCCTCGCGCTGGCTGATAACCCCCGCGGACAGCTCCGTCGCGCGTGACGTCACGCGCGAGGTGCCCCGCGACACCGTGCACACCGACGACGGCGGCGCGCCGATGAAGGTCGGCCACAGCGACGTACTGAAGCTGCGGGAGGCCGCCGAGGACGCGCGCCGCTGGGACTCCAAGTACGGCGGCGGCGACTGGCGCTCCTCGATGGTCCCCGAGTGCCTGCGGGTCGAGGCGGCACCGCTGCTCCTCGGCTCGTACTCCGACGAGGTCGGACGTGCCCTCTTCGGAGCCTCCGCCGAGCTGACGCGCCTCGCCGGATGGATGGCCTTCGACACGGGCCAGCAGGAGGCCGCCCAGCGCTACTACATCCAGGCGCTGCGGCTCGCGCGCGCGGCGGCGGACGTCCCCCTCGGGGGATACGTCCTGGCGTCCATGTCCCTCCAGGCGACCTACCGGGGCTTCGGCGACGAGGGAGTCGACCTCGCGCAGGCCGCGCTGGAGCGGAACAGGGGCCTGGCGACCGCCCGCACGATGAGCTTCTTCCGGCTCGTCGAGGCACGGGCACACGCGCGTGCCAACGACGCGCAGGCCGCGGGGGCGGCGCTGCGGGCCGCCGAGGGCTGGCTGGAGCGGGCCCGTGACGGTGACAACGACCCGTCCTGGCTCGGCTTCTACTCGTACGACCGCTTCGCCGCCGACGCCGCCGAGTGCTACCGCGACCTGAAGGCACCGCGGCAGGTGCGGCGTTTCACGGAGCAGGCACTGTCCCGGCCCACGGAGGAATTCGTGCGCTCGCACGGATTGCGGCTGGTGGTGTCGGCCGTCGCCGAGCTGGAGTCCGGGAACCTCGACGCGGCGTGCGAGCAGGGGACGCGGGCGCTCGAGGTCGCCGGGCGGATCTCGTCCGCGAGGACCACGGAGTACGTGAAGGACCTGCTGCACCGGCTCGAACCGTACGGGGACGAGCCGCGGGTGGTCGAGCTGCGGGAGCGGGCACGGCCTCTGCTGATGGCTCCGGCGTAG
- the lhgO gene encoding L-2-hydroxyglutarate oxidase, with the protein MKKVAYDCDVLVIGGGIVGLATAYALTRTTPGTRVTVLEKETGPARHQTGRNSGVIHSGIYYRPGSLKARYAVRGAAEMVKFCAEYGVAHEVTGKLIVATERDELPRLHALVQRGRENGIPVRELGPAQITEYEPEVRGLAAIHVGTTGTCDYGAVAARLAEASGAEIRYGARGEVVRIDRRADRGVAVRTADGSVVRGKVLVNCAGLHCDGIARLTGDDPGMRIVPFRGEYFELARPELVRGLVYPVPDPAFPFLGVHLTRGIDGGVHVGPNAVPALAREGYGWSVVRPRELAGTLGWPGSWHMARRHWRYGAGELRRSASKSAFTEAVRRLLPAVRADDLVAAPAGVRAQAVLRDGTLVDDFLIREGARAVHVLNAPSPAATASLPIGREVARRAVSALRVAEGD; encoded by the coding sequence GTGAAGAAGGTCGCGTACGACTGCGACGTGCTGGTGATCGGCGGGGGGATCGTCGGGCTCGCGACGGCGTATGCCCTCACGCGCACCACTCCCGGCACGCGGGTCACGGTGCTCGAGAAGGAGACGGGGCCCGCACGGCACCAGACGGGCCGCAACAGCGGTGTGATCCACAGCGGGATCTACTACCGCCCCGGCTCCCTCAAGGCGCGGTACGCGGTCCGTGGCGCCGCCGAGATGGTCAAGTTCTGCGCGGAGTACGGCGTCGCGCACGAGGTCACCGGCAAGCTCATCGTCGCCACCGAGCGGGACGAGCTGCCGCGCCTGCACGCGCTCGTGCAGCGCGGCAGGGAGAACGGCATTCCGGTGCGCGAGCTGGGGCCCGCGCAGATCACCGAGTACGAACCGGAGGTCCGCGGACTCGCCGCGATCCATGTCGGCACGACCGGGACATGTGACTACGGCGCGGTGGCCGCGCGGCTCGCCGAAGCGTCCGGGGCGGAGATCCGGTACGGCGCGCGGGGCGAGGTCGTCCGGATCGACCGCCGGGCCGACCGGGGCGTCGCCGTCCGCACGGCCGACGGGTCCGTCGTGCGCGGCAAGGTCCTCGTGAACTGCGCGGGGCTCCACTGCGACGGGATCGCGCGGCTCACGGGGGACGACCCCGGAATGCGGATCGTGCCGTTCCGGGGGGAGTACTTCGAGCTGGCCAGGCCCGAGCTGGTGCGGGGCCTCGTCTATCCCGTGCCCGATCCGGCGTTCCCCTTCCTCGGCGTCCACCTCACACGGGGCATCGACGGCGGCGTCCACGTGGGGCCGAACGCGGTGCCCGCGCTGGCGCGGGAGGGATACGGGTGGTCGGTCGTCCGGCCCCGCGAGCTCGCCGGGACGCTCGGCTGGCCCGGGTCCTGGCACATGGCGCGGCGGCACTGGCGGTACGGGGCGGGGGAGCTGCGGCGGTCCGCGTCCAAGTCCGCGTTCACCGAGGCGGTGCGGAGGCTGCTGCCCGCGGTTCGGGCCGATGATCTTGTGGCCGCGCCTGCGGGGGTGCGGGCGCAGGCGGTGCTGCGGGACGGGACGCTGGTCGACGACTTCCTCATACGTGAGGGGGCGCGGGCGGTGCACGTCCTGAACGCTCCCTCGCCGGCTGCGACGGCGTCTCTGCCGATCGGCAGGGAAGTGGCCCGTCGGGCGGTTTCCGCGTTGCGGGTGGCGGAGGGCGACTGA
- the trmB gene encoding tRNA (guanosine(46)-N7)-methyltransferase TrmB, giving the protein MSDSSRNADAPDASAGSKGRVTAAPRFPGGPSPDPAGSHHERRIRSFQPRRSRVTTSQGDALRRLWPTWGLDIDGLRTLDLAELFGDERGPRPDLPVVLEIGFGMGEATAEMAAADPDTGILAVDVHTPGQGNLLGLAERKGLDNVRVANGDAIILLREMLPPQCLDGLRVYFPDPWPKARHHKRRLIQPEFLSLAAPSLKPGALLHCATDWEPYAEQMLEVLTAHPDFENTQPDGGYAPRPAFRPRTRFEGQGLDKGHVVHDLLFRRVGRTTAAPTAAAQD; this is encoded by the coding sequence GTGTCTGACTCATCTCGTAACGCCGACGCTCCCGACGCTTCCGCAGGGTCCAAGGGGCGGGTCACCGCGGCTCCTCGGTTTCCCGGGGGGCCCTCGCCCGATCCCGCCGGGTCGCATCATGAGCGGCGGATCCGTAGTTTCCAGCCCCGGCGGAGCCGGGTGACCACCAGCCAGGGGGACGCCCTGCGGCGCCTCTGGCCCACGTGGGGGCTGGACATCGACGGGCTCCGCACCCTCGACCTCGCCGAGCTGTTCGGCGACGAGCGGGGGCCGCGCCCCGACCTGCCCGTCGTCCTGGAGATCGGCTTCGGCATGGGTGAGGCCACCGCCGAGATGGCCGCGGCCGACCCGGACACCGGCATCCTCGCCGTCGACGTGCACACCCCGGGCCAGGGCAACCTCCTCGGCCTCGCCGAGCGCAAGGGCCTCGACAACGTCCGCGTCGCCAACGGGGACGCCATCATCCTGCTGCGGGAGATGCTGCCGCCCCAGTGCCTGGACGGACTGCGCGTCTACTTCCCGGATCCCTGGCCCAAGGCCCGCCACCACAAGCGTCGCCTCATCCAGCCCGAGTTCCTCAGCCTCGCCGCACCCTCCCTCAAGCCCGGCGCGCTGCTGCACTGCGCGACCGACTGGGAGCCGTACGCCGAGCAGATGCTCGAGGTGCTCACCGCGCACCCCGACTTCGAGAACACGCAGCCCGACGGCGGATACGCGCCGCGCCCCGCCTTCCGCCCCCGCACCCGCTTCGAGGGCCAGGGCCTGGACAAGGGCCACGTCGTCCACGACCTGCTGTTCCGACGCGTCGGCCGGACGACCGCGGCGCCCACGGCGGCCGCCCAGGACTGA